A window from Hemicordylus capensis ecotype Gifberg chromosome 2, rHemCap1.1.pri, whole genome shotgun sequence encodes these proteins:
- the LOC128347156 gene encoding acidic leucine-rich nuclear phosphoprotein 32 family member B-like isoform X3 encodes MEMKKRLMLELRNKKPGEVKELVLDNCRSDDGKIGGLSSDFENLEFLSMINVNLLSVSNLPKLNKLRKLELSDNRISGGLEVLAEKTPNLTHLNLSGNKIKYFNTLEPLKKLPHLRTLDLFNCEVTNLSNYRDSVFALLPQLTYLDGFDANEKEAPDSEPEADGLDDEYDENGDEGEEDDDEEELDEDVVDDEEDDEDLDGEEEEDGVDEEEEEEDDEDGEEDDDDEDLPQGEKRKREHEDEGEEDPDEEDDEEDD; translated from the exons GTGAAAGAGCTAGTCTTGGACAATTGTCGCTCAGACGATGGGAAGATTGGCGGGCTTTCCTCGGACTTTGAAAATCTCGAATTCCTCAGTATGATCAACGTCAACCTCCTCTCAGTCTCCAATCTGCCCAAGCTCAATAAACTCCGGAAG CTGGAACTGAGTGACAACCGCATTTCCGGGGGCCTGGAAGTCTTGGCGGAGAAGACCCCCAACCTGACCCACCTGAACCTGAGTGGGAACAAAATCAAATATTTCAACACGTTGGAACCCCTG AAAAAGCTGCCCCACCTACGGACCCTGGACCTCTTCAACTGCGAGGTGACGAACCTGAGCAACTACCGCGACAGCGTCtttgccctccttccccagctcaCCTACCTGGACGGCTTTGACGCCAACGAAAAGGAGGCCCCGGACTCCGAGCCGGAAGCAGACGGGCTGGACGACGAATATGACGAGAATGGCGATG AAGGCGAGGAAGATGATGATGAGGAAGAACTGGACGAGGATGTTGTAGATGACGAAGAGGATGATGAAGACCTGGAcggtgaagaagaggaagatggGGTTGACGAAGAG gaggaggaggaagatgatgagGATGGAGAAGAAGACGACGATGACGAAG acctcccgCAAGGCGAGAAGCGGAAACGAGAACACGAGGATGAGGGGGAGGAAGACCCCGATGAAGAGGACGACGAGGAAGACGACTGA
- the LOC128347156 gene encoding acidic leucine-rich nuclear phosphoprotein 32 family member B-like isoform X1 produces MEMKKRLMLELRNKKPGEVKELVLDNCRSDDGKIGGLSSDFENLEFLSMINVNLLSVSNLPKLNKLRKLELSDNRISGGLEVLAEKTPNLTHLNLSGNKIKYFNTLEPLKKLPHLRTLDLFNCEVTNLSNYRDSVFALLPQLTYLDGFDANEKEAPDSEPEADGLDDEYDENGDEGEEDDDEEELDEDVVDDEEDDEDLDGEEEEDGVDEEEEEEDDEDGEEDDDDEGEEDLPQGEKRKREHEDEGEEDPDEEDDEEDD; encoded by the exons GTGAAAGAGCTAGTCTTGGACAATTGTCGCTCAGACGATGGGAAGATTGGCGGGCTTTCCTCGGACTTTGAAAATCTCGAATTCCTCAGTATGATCAACGTCAACCTCCTCTCAGTCTCCAATCTGCCCAAGCTCAATAAACTCCGGAAG CTGGAACTGAGTGACAACCGCATTTCCGGGGGCCTGGAAGTCTTGGCGGAGAAGACCCCCAACCTGACCCACCTGAACCTGAGTGGGAACAAAATCAAATATTTCAACACGTTGGAACCCCTG AAAAAGCTGCCCCACCTACGGACCCTGGACCTCTTCAACTGCGAGGTGACGAACCTGAGCAACTACCGCGACAGCGTCtttgccctccttccccagctcaCCTACCTGGACGGCTTTGACGCCAACGAAAAGGAGGCCCCGGACTCCGAGCCGGAAGCAGACGGGCTGGACGACGAATATGACGAGAATGGCGATG AAGGCGAGGAAGATGATGATGAGGAAGAACTGGACGAGGATGTTGTAGATGACGAAGAGGATGATGAAGACCTGGAcggtgaagaagaggaagatggGGTTGACGAAGAG gaggaggaggaagatgatgagGATGGAGAAGAAGACGACGATGACGAAGGTGAGGAGG acctcccgCAAGGCGAGAAGCGGAAACGAGAACACGAGGATGAGGGGGAGGAAGACCCCGATGAAGAGGACGACGAGGAAGACGACTGA
- the LOC128347156 gene encoding acidic leucine-rich nuclear phosphoprotein 32 family member B-like isoform X4, producing the protein MINVNLLSVSNLPKLNKLRKLELSDNRISGGLEVLAEKTPNLTHLNLSGNKIKYFNTLEPLKKLPHLRTLDLFNCEVTNLSNYRDSVFALLPQLTYLDGFDANEKEAPDSEPEADGLDDEYDENGDEGEEDDDEEELDEDVVDDEEDDEDLDGEEEEDGVDEEEEEEDDEDGEEDDDDEGEEDLPQGEKRKREHEDEGEEDPDEEDDEEDD; encoded by the exons ATGATCAACGTCAACCTCCTCTCAGTCTCCAATCTGCCCAAGCTCAATAAACTCCGGAAG CTGGAACTGAGTGACAACCGCATTTCCGGGGGCCTGGAAGTCTTGGCGGAGAAGACCCCCAACCTGACCCACCTGAACCTGAGTGGGAACAAAATCAAATATTTCAACACGTTGGAACCCCTG AAAAAGCTGCCCCACCTACGGACCCTGGACCTCTTCAACTGCGAGGTGACGAACCTGAGCAACTACCGCGACAGCGTCtttgccctccttccccagctcaCCTACCTGGACGGCTTTGACGCCAACGAAAAGGAGGCCCCGGACTCCGAGCCGGAAGCAGACGGGCTGGACGACGAATATGACGAGAATGGCGATG AAGGCGAGGAAGATGATGATGAGGAAGAACTGGACGAGGATGTTGTAGATGACGAAGAGGATGATGAAGACCTGGAcggtgaagaagaggaagatggGGTTGACGAAGAG gaggaggaggaagatgatgagGATGGAGAAGAAGACGACGATGACGAAGGTGAGGAGG acctcccgCAAGGCGAGAAGCGGAAACGAGAACACGAGGATGAGGGGGAGGAAGACCCCGATGAAGAGGACGACGAGGAAGACGACTGA
- the LOC128347156 gene encoding acidic leucine-rich nuclear phosphoprotein 32 family member B-like isoform X2, which produces MEMKKRLMLELRNKKPGEVKELVLDNCRSDDGKIGGLSSDFENLEFLSMINVNLLSVSNLPKLNKLRKLELSDNRISGGLEVLAEKTPNLTHLNLSGNKIKYFNTLEPLKKLPHLRTLDLFNCEVTNLSNYRDSVFALLPQLTYLDGFDANEKEAPDSEPEADGLDDEYDENGDGEEDDDEEELDEDVVDDEEDDEDLDGEEEEDGVDEEEEEEDDEDGEEDDDDEGEEDLPQGEKRKREHEDEGEEDPDEEDDEEDD; this is translated from the exons GTGAAAGAGCTAGTCTTGGACAATTGTCGCTCAGACGATGGGAAGATTGGCGGGCTTTCCTCGGACTTTGAAAATCTCGAATTCCTCAGTATGATCAACGTCAACCTCCTCTCAGTCTCCAATCTGCCCAAGCTCAATAAACTCCGGAAG CTGGAACTGAGTGACAACCGCATTTCCGGGGGCCTGGAAGTCTTGGCGGAGAAGACCCCCAACCTGACCCACCTGAACCTGAGTGGGAACAAAATCAAATATTTCAACACGTTGGAACCCCTG AAAAAGCTGCCCCACCTACGGACCCTGGACCTCTTCAACTGCGAGGTGACGAACCTGAGCAACTACCGCGACAGCGTCtttgccctccttccccagctcaCCTACCTGGACGGCTTTGACGCCAACGAAAAGGAGGCCCCGGACTCCGAGCCGGAAGCAGACGGGCTGGACGACGAATATGACGAGAATGGCGATG GCGAGGAAGATGATGATGAGGAAGAACTGGACGAGGATGTTGTAGATGACGAAGAGGATGATGAAGACCTGGAcggtgaagaagaggaagatggGGTTGACGAAGAG gaggaggaggaagatgatgagGATGGAGAAGAAGACGACGATGACGAAGGTGAGGAGG acctcccgCAAGGCGAGAAGCGGAAACGAGAACACGAGGATGAGGGGGAGGAAGACCCCGATGAAGAGGACGACGAGGAAGACGACTGA